The Catellatospora citrea DNA segment GTGGCGATCGCGTTGACCTGCGGCGGGATGCCGCGCAGGTTCGAGCCCCAGATGAACATGGGGAAGGTGGTGTAGTCGCTGGTGCCGGTGACGAAGTTGGTGATGATGAAGTCGTCGAAGCTCAGCGAGAACGCCAGCAGGGCGGCGGCCACGATGCCGGGCAGCACGAGCGGCAGGATGACCAGACGGAACGCCTGCCACGGCGTCGCGTACAGGTCCATCGCCGCCTCCTGCAGCCTCGGATCCAGCCCGGCCAGCCGTGCCTTCACGGTGACCACTACAAACGATATGCAGAACATGACATGCGCGATCAGGATCGTCAAGAAGCCCATCGGGATCTGCAGCCCTATGAACAGGGTCAACAACGAGGTGCCCATGACGATTTCCGGGGTGGCCATCGGCAGGAAGATCAGCGTGTTGGTGGCGCCGCGACCGATGAACCGGTAGCGAACCAGGGCAAACGAGATCAAAGTGCCCAGGATGGTCGCGATCAGCGTCGCGCTCAGACCGACGTAGATGCTGCGCATCAGCGAGTCGCAGATGCCCGCCGCCCCGCAGATGTCGGTCCAGTTGTGCCAGGTGAAGTC contains these protein-coding regions:
- a CDS encoding ABC transporter permease, with protein sequence MHGFWRWLAEKWVLLLGFVLLAYLFVPIAVVMLLSFNQPASRNTTYVLDFATFDFTWHNWTDICGAAGICDSLMRSIYVGLSATLIATILGTLISFALVRYRFIGRGATNTLIFLPMATPEIVMGTSLLTLFIGLQIPMGFLTILIAHVMFCISFVVVTVKARLAGLDPRLQEAAMDLYATPWQAFRLVILPLVLPGIVAAALLAFSLSFDDFIITNFVTGTSDYTTFPMFIWGSNLRGIPPQVNAIATAMFLISFAFVIAGQLRTRRRSARRAATS